A part of Pungitius pungitius chromosome 15, fPunPun2.1, whole genome shotgun sequence genomic DNA contains:
- the LOC119209535 gene encoding uncharacterized protein LOC119209535, which produces MRLCVVLLFVSLLTSCEAQGTIETPVFVLKGRDLLLELDADPPDGISYVDWKINKTVQLVRIPLNKEPHVLHSFTGRFEFPEKKFSVILKNLQETDSGVYSAVAGTSTGDKPVSEYKVTVQGPVSPVELIVDRVDSNISESCDLHVTCRTHNSHINSTFKCPKGVCSQEGGERSEVTTSGASLQVYLLKSTIICNHSNQVNWTQDFNTTEHLCPSKPELPFVFLVRMVVFSVGLIIMASAVITVHLVDFKKHQERNGGQTPHAALEESSHLKVTF; this is translated from the exons ATGAGGCTGTGCGTCgtgcttctctttgtttctctgctgacatcATGTGAAGCACAAG gaaccattgagactcctgtgtttgtgctgaagggACGTGATCTGCTCCTGGAGCTTGATGCTGATCCTCCTGATGGGATTTCATATGTTGActggaaaatcaataaaacagtcCAGTTAGTAAGAATTCCACTTAATAAGGAACCACATGTCCTTCATAGTTTCACTGGAAGGTTTGAGTTTCCTGAGAAAAAATTCTCTGTGATATTGAAGAATCTGCAAGAGACCGACAGTGGAGTTTATTCTGCTGTAGCAGGAACATCTACAGGAGACAAACCAGTATCTGAATACAAGGTCACAGTTCAAG gaCCAGTGTCTCCAGTTGAACTGATCGTGGACCGAGTGGACTCCAACATCTCAGAGTCATGTGATctccatgtgacctgcaggactCACAACTCTCACATCAACAGCACTTTCAAGTGTCCTAAAGGGGtctgcagtcaggagggaggagagcgatcagaggtcacgacctctggGGCTTCTCTCCAGGTCTACCTGTTGAAGAGCACCATCatctgtaaccatagcaaccaggTTAACTGGACCCAGGACTTTAATACGACTGAACACCTTTGCCCATCAAAACCTG AGCTTCCCTTTGTGTTCCTGGTGAGGATGGTGGTGTTCTCTGTGGGTCTGATCATCATGGCGTCTGCCGTCATCACTGTTCACCTCGTGGACTTCAAGAAGCAccaagaaagaaatggaggtcAAACCCCTCACGCTGCCCTGGAGGAAAGCTCCCACCTAAAGGTCACCTTTTAG
- the LOC134105206 gene encoding uncharacterized protein LOC134105206: MRSCFVLLVVSLLTSCEAQGTIETPVFVLKGRDLLLDLHANPPEGFSYVDWKINKTAQLVRFGPSGKATVLHSVSVRFEFPEKNFSVILKNLQEADSGVYSAVALTPTGDKLVAEYKVTVQEPVSPVELTVDRVDSMSSESCDLHVTCRTHNSDISSTFRCVDRVCSQEGGERSKVTTLGASLQVYLLNTVIICNHSNQVHGTQDWILAEPLCYSKPAEHLCPSIPDPPFHSHSGWVIATCILTVIVVMFVVLFIWFYHQRRIIPDSRGIVNNTVYENPLKKTPASHPKLSPPVYAAEG, encoded by the exons ATGAGGTCGTGCTTCGTGCTTCTCgttgtttctctgctgacatcATGTGAAGCACAAG gaaccattgagactcctgtgtttgtgctgaagggACGTGATCTGCTCCTGGATCTTCATGCTAATCCTCCTGAGGGTTTTTCATATGTTGActggaaaatcaataaaacagccCAGTTAGTAAGATTTGGTCCTAGTGGAAAAGCAACGGTCCTTCATAGTGTCTCTGTAAGGTTTGAGTTTCCTGAGAAAAACTTCTCTGTGATATTGAAAAATCTCCAAGAGGCCGACAGTGGAGTTTATTCTGCTGTAGCATTAACACCTACAGGAGACAAACTAGTAGCTGAGTACAAGGTCACAGTTCAAG aaccAGTGTCTCCAGTTGAACTGACCGTGGACCGAGTGGACTCCATGAgctcagagtcatgtgacctccatgtgacctgcaggactCACAACTCTGACATCAGCAGCACTTTCAGATGTGTCGACCGGGTCTGCAGTCAGGAGGGTGGAGAGCGATCAAAGGTCACGACCTTAGGGGCTTCTCTCCAGGTCTACCTGCTGAACACCGTGATCatctgtaaccatagcaaccaggTTCATGGGACCCAGGACTGGATTCTTGCTGAACCTCTTTGCTACTCAAAACCTGCTGAACATCTTTGTCCCTCAATTCCCG ACCCTccctttcactctcactctggCTGGGTGATTGCTACTTGCATTCTCACTGTCATTGTCGTCATGTTTGTGGTTCTATTCATCTGGTTTTATCATCAAAGGAGAATAATCC cagattCAAGAGGGATTGTCAACAATACAGTTTATGAAAATCCTCTG AAGAAAACACCGGCATCACATCCGAAGTTGAGCCCACCAGTCTACGCTGCAG AGGGATGA